A section of the Carya illinoinensis cultivar Pawnee chromosome 12, C.illinoinensisPawnee_v1, whole genome shotgun sequence genome encodes:
- the LOC122289679 gene encoding probable adenylate kinase 7, mitochondrial → MIGVSRLSSPAVAALTASRRLYPLVWFARRKFYSRTSISAAPAQPQVDYHQTDRAESESERRHDRLAYAPMADSEGSDLSRRVQWVFIGSPSAKKHVYADRLSKLLRVPHISMGSLVRQELSPRSSLYKQIANAINRGELVPEDIMSGLLSKRLEDGYYRGESGFILDGFPRSPIQAEILDQLAEIDLVVNFKCTEDCFVNHLGGDGSWKEKVQVYAKQSKQLEDYYGKQKKLLEFHVGGAPGESWQGLLAALHLPHFNAGYIPCKLTTGLDRL, encoded by the exons ATGATCGGAGTAAGCCGCTTGAGTAGCCCCGCAGTCGCCGCCCTTACGGCTTCTCGGCGACTGTACCCCCTGGTGTGGTTCGCTCGGAGAAAATTCTACTCCCGCACCAGTATCTCGGCCGCTCCAGCTCAGCCTCAGGTCGACTACCACCAAACTGACCGAGCCGAGAGCGAGAGCGAGCGGCGCCATGATCGGCTGGCGTATGCTCCGATGGCAGACTCGGAGGGCTCGGACCTAAGTAGACGAGTGCAGTGGGTGTTCATAGGGAGCCCAAGCGCCAAGAAGCATGTGTACGCCGATCGGCTCTCGAAGCTTCTACGCGTCCCTCACATTTCCATGGGCAGCCTCGTCCGTCAAGAGCTCAGCCCTCGCTCTTCTCTCTATAAACAG ATTGCAAATGCTATCAATCGTGGGGAGCTTGTTCCAGAGGACATAATGTCTGGGCTGCTGTCGAAGAGGTTGGAAGATGGATATTACCGAGGTGAAAGCGGGTTTATACTGGATGGATTTCCCCGTTCACCAATTCAGGCT GAAATCCTTGACCAACTCGCTGAGATTGATCTGGTTGTGAATTTCAAGTGCACAGAGGATTGCTTCGTGAATCACCTAGGAGGAG ATGGTAGCTGGAAGGAAAAAGTCCAAGTCTATGCAAAGCAG AGCAAGCAACTAGAAGATTATTACGGTAAACAGAAAAAGCTTCTTGAGTTTCACGTTGGCGGTGCACCTGGGGAGAGTTGGCAAGGGCTTTTGGCTGCATTACATCTACCGCATTTCAATGCTGGCTATATTCCATGTAAACTCACTACAGGTTTGGATAGGCTTTAG
- the LOC122289329 gene encoding transcription termination factor MTERF6, chloroplastic/mitochondrial-like produces MFRQICIKLPQQLRRRASLICHGHLFSTSSLKPISELPNITDPKSLTVSFLRNSCGLSLELAASASKKLNIENIENPSSVLDLLRTHGLTQNQIRHLISSRPLLLSADLGKTLRPNMELFKSLGFSGANLAKMLSKDPRVLDSDAYTVVEFFRAHGFSDEQISTLTMKRPLLYILNTEKIFKPKLEFLKSLGFSYLEIAKLLSAEPYILERSLENQIIPCIQELRRILGTDENVLKAVKACFSLIEYDVESVLQANISILVSHGVPNSLVVKIFLMHPRSLLVRTCRFSEIVNEVMKLGFDPNNLLFVLAIRSMAVMSKALWEKKVEALRSFGLSKDEIDSAFKSQPMCMVSSVKKIMKVMGFFVNNLKMKPSMISKNPNLLLHSLEKRIIPRCSVLQLLMSKGLIKEDTNIASMVTMTEKNFMKRFVSKYQTEVPDVVRAHQGKIEFQGLPVAPMET; encoded by the coding sequence ATGTTTCGTCAAATCTGCATAAAGTTGCCCCAACAATTAAGGCGCAGAGCTTCACTAATCTGCCATGGCCACTTGTTCTCAACTTCATCTCTAAAACCCATCTCAGAACTCCCTAATATCACGGATCCAAAATCTCTTACTGTTTCCTTCCTCCGAAACTCATGTGGGCTGTCCTTGGAGTTGGCTGCTTCAGCTTCCAAGAAGCTCAACATTGAGAACATAGAGAATCCCAGTTCCGTTCTGGACCTGTTGAGAACTCACGGTTTGACGCAGAACCAAATCAGACACTTAATCAGTAGTCGTCCATTATTGCTTTCGGCCGATTTAGGCAAAACCCTTAGGCCCAACATGGAGCTGTTTAAATCCTTAGGGTTTTCTGGCGCTAACCTCGCCAAAATGCTCAGTAAAGACCCACGTGTGCTTGACAGTGATGCATATACTGTGGTTGAGTTTTTTCGAGCACATGGTTTCAGTGATGAGCAAATATCGACTTTGACCATGAAGCGTCCATTATTGTATATACTCAATACAGAGAAGATCTTTAAGCCAAAGTTAGAGTTTTTAAAATCTTTGGGCTTTTCATACCTCGAAATTGCAAAGCTTTTATCCGCAGAGCCCTATATTTTAGAAAGGAGTCTGGAAAACCAAATCATTCCTTGTATTCAAGAGCTTAGGCGGATTCTTGGCACTGACGAGAATGTTTTAAAGGCGGTAAAGGCATGCTTCTCGTTGATTGAATATGATGTGGAAAGTGTGTTACAGGCGAACATATCAATATTGGTAAGCCATGGTGTTCCCAATTCATTAGTTGTTAAGATCTTTTTGATGCATCCAAGATCGCTGCTTGTAAGGACTTGTCGATTTAGTGAGATTGTTAATGAGGTTATGAAATTGGGTTTTGATCCCAATAATCTACTATTTGTTCTAGCCATCCGTTCAATGGCAGTGATGAGTAAAGCACTGTGGGAGAAAAAGGTGGAAGCTTTAAGAAGTTTTGGTTTGTCAAAGGATGAAATTGATTCAGCATTCAAGTCGCAACCAATGTGTATGGTATCTTCAGTGAAGAAGATAATGAAAGTGATGGGGTTCTTTGTCAACAATCTGAAGATGAAGCCTTCGATGATATCCAAGAATCCGAATCTTCTACTGCATAGCCTGGAGAAGCGGATAATTCCGAGGTGCTCAGTTCTGCAACTTTTGATGTCTAAGGGGTTGATTAAGGAAGATACTAACATTGCTTCTATGGTTACAATGACTGAGAAGAACTTCATGAAGAGATTTGTGAGCAAGTATCAAACTGAGGTTCCTGATGTTGTTAGAGCACACCAAGGGAAGATAGAATTTCAAGGGCTCCCTGTTGCACCAATGGAGACGTGA